Proteins from a single region of Acanthochromis polyacanthus isolate Apoly-LR-REF ecotype Palm Island chromosome 11, KAUST_Apoly_ChrSc, whole genome shotgun sequence:
- the LOC110971096 gene encoding probable glutamate receptor encodes MAVYMGLLSCVAALTAWVVIADAKELSITTIKQEPYTMSKGSELEGYCIDLISELSRKLGFKYKLHQVKDNRYGSIDSSGNWNGMIGEVIRGEADLAVAPLTLTAVREQFVDMTTPFMQTGIAFILHKDAPSEESAFSFLSPFSTEMWIGVLIAFLLTGLCIYLVGRISPTEWAEPDTDEHSFTLLHSFWYITGALTLQGAGPHPKALSGRVVSAIWWVFAVLLLACYFGNFHSMLHSNSKRISIKSFEDLANQDVIDYGTVEAGSTMLFFKNSNNPVYRRIYEHMERKKSYVSSMEEGIRRTQEGNFAFIGEAVSLDLAVARHCKLTRSQEVISMRAYSIAAPLGSPLVKNLTNAILQLSESGELTYLRDKWWASSCMSADGAHVSEALLPYDLRSLFLLLGVGLGVGLLLALLELLSTARHQAKDGMKSCCSVLTSELKQRFGSRAESTEQDGSDKSKA; translated from the exons CAAGAGCCGTACACCATGAGCAAGGGCTCTGAACTGGAGGGTTACTGCATTGACCTGATCTCAGAGCTCTCCAGGAAGCTGGGCTTCAAGTACAAACTACACCAGGTGAAGGACAACCGATACGGATCCATCGACTCCAGTGGCAACTGGAACGGCATGATTGGTGAGGTCATCAGAGGG GAGGCTGACCTGGCCGTGGCCCCACTGACCCTCACTGCAGTCAGAGAACAGTTTGTGGACATGACTACTCCCTTCATGCAAACGGGAATCGCCTTCATCCTGCATAAAGACGCGCCCTCTGAAGAGAGTGCTTTTAGCTTCCTGTCACCTTTCTCCACAGAAATGTGGATTGGTGTCCTCATTGCGTTTCTGCTAACGGGCCTATGCATATACCTGGTGGGCAG gatCAGTCCCACTGAATGGGCTGAGCCAGACACAGACGAGCACAGCTTCACGTTGCTGCACAGCTTCTGGTACATCACAGGAGCTCTAACCCTGCAAG GTGCTGGTCCTCACCCCAAAGCCCTCTCTGGACGTGTTGTCAGCGCCATCTGGTGGGTCTtcgctgtgctgctgctggcctgTTACTTTGGCAATTTCCACTCCATGTTGCACTCCAACAGCAAACGCATCTCCATCAAGAGCTTTGAAGACCTTGCGAACCAGGATGTAATCGATTATGGCACGGTTGAGGCAGGATCGACCATGCTCTTCTTTAAG aaTTCTAACAACCCTGTGTACCGCCGAATCTACGAGCACATGGAGCGTAAGAAAAGCTACGTGTCCAGCATGGAGGAGGGCATTCGCCGCACCCAGGAGGGAAACTTTGCCTTTATCGGTGAAGCAGTGTCCTTGGACTTGGCAGTGGCTCGACACTGCAAACTGACCCGTTCACAGGAAGTCATCTCTATGAGAGCTTACTCCATTGCAGCGCCTCTGG GTTCCCCGCTGGTGAAGAACCTAACCAATGCTATCCTCCAGCTCAGTGAGTCAGGTGAACTAACGTACCTGCGGGACAAATGGTGGGCCAGCAGCTGCATGAGTGCTGATGGGGCTCATGTCTCGGAGGCCCTGCTGCCCTATGACCTTCGTAGTCTCTTCCTCCTGCTGGGAGTGGGACTGGGTGTTGGGCTCCTGCTGGCGCTGCTAGAGCTCCTATCCACGGCCCGTCATCAGGCGAAGGATGGCATG AAATCCTGTTGCTCAGTGCTGACGTCAGAGCTGAAGCAGAGGTTtggcagcagagcagagagcaCCGAGCAAGACGGCTCTGACAAAAGCAAAGCTTAA